In one window of Helianthus annuus cultivar XRQ/B chromosome 17, HanXRQr2.0-SUNRISE, whole genome shotgun sequence DNA:
- the LOC110922328 gene encoding putative pentatricopeptide repeat-containing protein At1g19290 has product MFKHTTSAARICSLFHRRFSNHHRFSNHHQDVSELLDIISRLLVLRRYDAISTLKFDFSDQLLNQLLTKLRLNPNACLHFFKLASKQSKFRPNVKSYCKLLHILSRARMFDETRAQLRVLVGFLEEDDHLGLFVWGELVRVYREFGFSPTVFDIVLKFYAEKGLVNHALHMFDEMCRWGRVPSLQSCNELLSGLVRKREFGSVFGVYDQMRNIGIVPDVCTCSIVVNAYCKDGQVAKGLEFLTEVEEDIGLEPNVVTYNSLINGYVGIGDLRSAKEVLKLMKDRGVETNVVTYSLFVKGYCKQGKVYEAEKVIRDMRGENPSLVMDEYGYGALIDGYCRIGKMDCAFRIQDEMLKAGLKMNTFICNSMINGYCKLGRVDEAARVVTGMSKWKLRPDVYSFNTLVDGYCKDGNITKAFELCEKMVREGIDANIVTYNTLLKGFCLINDIDNALKLWHLMIKRGLMPNEVGYGILLDGFFKTGDFKWALTLWKQFLARGFIKPVIGFNTMLNGLCKMGKMAEAEEVFDKMNDLRCPPDKITYNTLIDGYCKAGNMKRALEIKNTMEKKAISLSAEMYNSLITGYFRSKKLNKVAEMLNEMQNRVIIPNIVTYGALISGWCKEGMLDKAFTTYFEMKEKGLAPNVVICSTIVSALYRFDMNNDANMLLHKIMDFDLVPGDKSFEKFFEFDMGKSNVKNISDIVDGVVESKRFINNVVYNVAISGLCKLGKIDDAKRFIDLLLRKGFVPDIFTYGTLIHALSSAGEVDKAFKLRDEMLTKGVVPDITTYNALLNGLCKSGNVDRAVRLFRKLGSKGVAPNVVTYNTLIDGFMKTGNTREALKLKEKMVHEGIVPSDATYSCLINRVRKNGEVREAAM; this is encoded by the coding sequence ATGTTCAAACACACGACTTCCGCCGCCCGCATATGTTCCCTCTTCCACCGTCGATTCTCAAACCACCATCGATTCTCAAACCACCATCAGGACGTTTCCGAATTACTCGACATAATTTCCCGTCTTCTCGTTCTCCGTCGCTATGACGCCATATCCACCCTTAAATTCGACTTTTCAGACCAACTTCTAAACCAATTACTAACAAAATTAAGATTAAACCCAAATGCCTGCTTACATTTCTTCAAATTAGCTTCAAAACAGAGTAAATTTAGACCCAATGTCAAGTCATATTGTAAGTTACTTCACATATTATCTAGGGCACGCATGTTTGACGAAACCAGAGCACAATTGAGGGTTTTAGTTGGGTTTTTGGAGGAAGATGATCACTTGGGGTTGTTTGTTTGGGGCGAATTAGTTAGGGTTTATAGGGAATTTGGGTTTTCTCCGACTGTGTTTGATATTGTATTAAAGTTTTATGCGGAAAAAGGGTTGGTTAATCATGCACTCCATATGTTCGATGAAATGTGTAGGTGGGGAAGAGTGCCTAGTTTGCAGTCTTGTAATGAGTTGTTAAGCGGGTTGGTTCGGAAACGGGAGTTTGGTTCCGTTTTTGGCGTGTATGATCAGATGAGGAATATTGGGATTGTGCCGGATGTGTGTACTTGTAGTATTGTTGTGAATGCTTATTGTAAGGATGGACAGGTTGCGAAAGGGTTAGAGTTTTTGACAGAGGTTGAGGAGGATATCGGTTTGGAGCCGAATGTTGTTACGTATAATAGTTTGATTAACGGGTACGTTGGTATAGGTGATCTGAGAAGTGCAAAAGAGGTGTTGAAGTTGATGAAAGATAGAGGCGTGGAGACTAATGTGGTTACGTATTCGTTGTTTGTTAAGGGGTATTGCAAGCAGGGGAAAGTGTATGAAGCGGAAAAGGTGATTAGAGATATGAGAGGCGAGAATCCGTCGTTAGTTATGGATGAGTATGGTTATGGTGCTTTGATAGACGGGTATTGTCGAATAGGAAAGATGGATTGCGCGTTTCGGATTCAAGACGAGATGTTGAAAGCAGGGTTGAAGATGAATACGTTTATTTGCAATTCGATGATCAATGGTTACTGTAAACTTGGTCGAGTCGACGAGGCTGCAAGAGTGGTAACAGGTATGAGTAAATGGAAGTTACGACCAGATGTTTACAGTTTCAACACGTTGGTTGACGGATATTGTAAGGATGGAAACATAACTAAAGCTTTCGAGCTTTGTGAAAAGATGGTCCGTGAAGGCATAGACGCAAATATTGTAACTTATAATACCCTGTTAAAAGGTTTTTGCCTAATCAATGACATCGACAACGCGTTAAAACTTTGGCATCTCATGATAAAACGAGGTCTAATGCCTAACGAGGTTGGGTATGGTATTTTGCTTGACGGGTTCTTTAAAACCGGTGATTTTAAATGGGCTTTAACGCTGTGGAAACAGTTTCTCGCTAGGGGATTCATCAAACCCGTTATCGGGTTTAATACCATGCTTAACGGATTATGCAAGATGGGAAAAATGGCTGAAGCAGAGGAGGTTTTCGATAAGATGAATGATTTACGTTGTCCACCCGATAAAATCACATACAATACGCTTATTGACGGTTATTGTAAAGCGGGTAACATGAAAAGGGCTCTTGAAATTAAGAATACGATGGAAAAGAAAGCCATCTCGTTGTCCGCTGAAATGTACAACTCGCTTATTACCGGATACTTTAGATCTAAAAAATTAAACAAAGTTGCGGAAATGCTCAACGAGATGCAAAACAGGGTTATAATCCCGAATATTGTAACGTATGGTGCACTTATTTCCGGTTGGTGCAAAGAAGGGATGCTGGATAAAGCGTTCACGACGTATTTCGAAATGAAAGAGAAGGGTTTAGCTCCTAACGTTGTCATATGTAGCACGATAGTCAGCGCGCTATATCGGTTTGACATGAATAACGACGCGAACATGCTACTACATAAGATAATGGATTTTGATCTTGTACCTGGAGACAAAAGTTTCGAGAAATTCTTCGAATTTGACATGGGAAAATCAAACGTCAAAAATATATCTGATATTGTTGACGGAGTTGTGGAAAGCAAACGGTTTATTAATAATGTCGTGTACAATGTAGCTATTTCCGGGCTATGCAAACTTGGAAAAATCGATGATGCGAAACGATTCATCGATTTGTTATTACGAAAAGGGTTTGTTCCGGATATTTTCACTTACGGTACGCTCATTCATGCTTTATCGTCTGCTGGTGAAGTTGACAAAGCGTTTAAATTACGTGATGAGATGTTGACAAAGGGTGTTGTTCCGGATATTACTACGTATAATGCTTTATTAAACGGTTTATGTAAATCGGGGAATGTTGATAGAGCAGTGAGACTATTTCGTAAGCTCGGTTCAAAAGGGGTTGCGCCTAATGTCGTCACGTACAATACGCTGATAGATGGATTTATGAAGACGGGAAATACTCGCGAGGCACtaaaactgaaagagaaaatggtGCATGAAGGTATTGTTCCTTCGGATGCCACTTATTCTTGTTTGATCAATCGGGTTCGTAAGAATGGGGAAGTGAGAGAAGCTGCTATGTGA
- the LOC110922100 gene encoding uncharacterized protein LOC110922100 has product MALFATRYCWRSVSRCSQQASISSTTTKYGPNTNTSTTANKLKSSADMFPIYILLGFTGGAVFLAVRSVTQQLFHHPGVQVNKTNRSMMPEVDTPDIALASGDKFMNRSVLRKVGHIQKRDDTVSMDRAPDASTIHRASDSTNLKTVGVDPRANRG; this is encoded by the exons ATGGCTTTGTTTGCTACG AGGTACTGCTGGCGATCGGTTTCTAGGTGCAGCCAACAAGCCTCTATTTCCTCAACCACCACCAAGTATGGTCCCAACACGAATACGAGCACGACGGCCAATAAGCTTAAGTCGAGCGCCGACATGTTCCCGATATATATTTTGCTTGGATTCACAGGCGGAGCAGTGTTCCTTGCGGTGAGGAGCGTTACGCAGCAGCTGTTTCACCACCCTGGTGTGCAGGTTAACAAGACCAACAGAAGCATGATGCCCGAGGTCGACACTCCAGATATCGCCCTGGCTTCCGGAGACAAGTTCATGAACCGATCCGTCCTTAGGAAAGTGGGTCACATTCAGAAACGTGATGACACGGTGTCCATGGATCGTGCCCCTGACGCCTCCACAATCCACCG GGCTAGTGACTCTACCAACCTGAAAACGGTGGGAGTGGACCCTAGAGCTAATCGCGGTTGA